The Medicago truncatula cultivar Jemalong A17 chromosome 4, MtrunA17r5.0-ANR, whole genome shotgun sequence genome includes a region encoding these proteins:
- the LOC120579859 gene encoding uncharacterized protein: protein MNVIELELNSFLSSGESQNAVVAIMLTKVKLFQGKPALQNAFSSTRITFNPEIGETKELRKSFLSANTNSPASGLIQLPNSSCISVHEEFLLLTPRTTIEELKNVNKLFFFFYYRSILVKFAHLLV from the exons atgaatGTCATTGAGTTGGAGCTGAACTCTTTCCTATCTTCCGGTGAATCTCAAAATGCTGTTGTAGCCATTATGTTgacaaaagttaaattgtttcaaG GAAAACCAGCATTACAAAATGCATTTTCTTCCACTAGAATCACATTCAATCCTGAAATTGGTGAAACAAAGGAACTAAGgaaaag CTTTCTTAGTGCAAATACAAATTCTCCTGCATCGGGATTGATCCAGTTACCAAATTCATCTTGCATATCTGTACATGAGGAGTTTCTCTTACTTACTCCTAGGACCACTATTGAGGAGTTGAAGAATgttaataagctttttttttttttttattacaggtCTATTTTGGTAAAGTTTGCACACCTTTTagtataa